A DNA window from Flavisolibacter ginsenosidimutans contains the following coding sequences:
- a CDS encoding D-alanyl-D-alanine carboxypeptidase, with protein sequence MRNIIPLFIAVNVFFLSGCGTASKLEKSAREDVLSSEALKTAHVGISVYEPATGKYWFNYQGDKYFVPASNTKIPTCYAAMKYLGDSLVGWYIRESDDTVYLKPNADPTFLHPDFSKQLLFKLLLTTKKKVSYEIPDNVQFKRFGSGWSWNDYAEPYMAERSPMPIYGNLVTFTMYGDSLNVIPAYFKSSNFFPSSSSGYGKNIDITRLKSTDNFIVQKTSTPFLRKQIPFTGADNANVEEILLLDTIWKLRKNFLMYYHGPYLQIKYNKFHSQPTDSLLRPMMHRSDNFFAEQSLLMVSNELLGYMNDEKIIDTLLKTDFKDLPQKPRWVDGSGLSRYNLFTPQDFVFILNKMKNEFGMPRIKNILATGGEGTLSNYYPKEKGFLYAKTGSLSGVVALSGFLTTKKGKDLIFSVQVNNHNGSATDVRRAVEKFIEGIRENN encoded by the coding sequence ATGCGAAATATTATTCCCCTTTTTATTGCGGTCAACGTTTTTTTTCTTTCGGGGTGCGGTACAGCGAGTAAACTTGAGAAGTCGGCGCGGGAAGATGTGCTGAGCAGCGAAGCTTTGAAGACGGCACACGTGGGCATTAGCGTGTACGAACCGGCAACGGGCAAGTATTGGTTCAATTATCAAGGCGATAAATATTTTGTACCGGCAAGCAATACAAAGATTCCGACGTGTTATGCGGCGATGAAGTATTTGGGAGATAGTTTGGTGGGTTGGTATATAAGAGAAAGCGACGACACAGTTTATCTTAAACCAAACGCTGACCCTACATTTCTACATCCTGACTTCAGTAAACAACTGCTTTTCAAACTCCTCCTTACGACAAAGAAGAAAGTATCTTATGAAATTCCAGACAATGTTCAGTTCAAAAGGTTTGGTAGCGGATGGTCTTGGAACGATTATGCGGAGCCCTATATGGCCGAACGAAGTCCCATGCCGATATACGGAAACTTGGTAACCTTTACGATGTACGGAGATAGCTTGAATGTTATACCCGCCTATTTTAAATCATCTAATTTTTTTCCGAGTAGTTCTAGTGGCTACGGAAAAAACATTGACATTACCAGGTTGAAAAGCACAGACAATTTTATCGTTCAGAAAACCTCGACCCCATTTCTTCGAAAACAAATTCCATTCACCGGTGCAGACAATGCAAACGTTGAAGAAATTCTATTGCTCGATACAATCTGGAAATTGAGAAAAAACTTCCTGATGTATTATCATGGCCCCTATTTGCAAATCAAGTATAATAAGTTTCACTCCCAACCCACCGACTCTCTCCTTCGCCCGATGATGCACCGTTCCGATAATTTCTTTGCCGAACAATCGCTTTTAATGGTCAGCAATGAATTACTGGGTTACATGAACGATGAAAAAATCATCGACACACTTCTCAAAACCGATTTCAAAGACCTCCCGCAAAAGCCCCGCTGGGTGGACGGTTCGGGACTTAGCCGCTACAACTTGTTTACGCCACAAGACTTTGTTTTCATTCTCAACAAAATGAAAAACGAGTTTGGAATGCCGCGCATCAAAAATATTCTTGCCACCGGCGGCGAAGGCACATTGAGCAATTATTACCCAAAAGAGAAAGGCTTTCTTTACGCCAAAACCGGGTCGCTTTCCGGCGTCGTTGCGCTGAGTGGTTTTCTTACCACCAAAAAAGGAAAAGACTTAATCTTCTCCGTGCAAGTAAATAACCACAACGGTTCGGCAACAGACGTGCGAAGAGCCGTGGAAAAATTCATCGAAGGAATACGGGAGAACAATTGA
- a CDS encoding coiled-coil domain-containing protein, producing the protein MQKSLSLSANHFFHANCMYLLATPFTFLEIAVFGIAVIAFLLAVRFFIASQKRLEGLFPERRKKETHFNIGIDRDGFIVPTGKPRKGFSEREERRNTETKQEIKELRDMVQLQQLELTRALRQLESLNDSREGGLFKNEDDFEEDDYDKGRDAEDDFLVEELRSQLARKESEIRELRQQAELNQKLQMHFEEVQSGYEELQHKVQKMEQQAWQSAELSIKIDGLEQATEQLEKTLHKKEEKVRELSAENGRLHELLNNTEDKLSEANLQRQQLIKKVQFLEEINSDIQQMSEANRKLKTELRRVAELESMLNLITEERDALLKRRRV; encoded by the coding sequence TTGCAAAAAAGTCTTAGCTTGTCGGCCAATCATTTTTTTCACGCTAACTGCATGTACCTGCTGGCCACACCGTTTACCTTTTTGGAAATAGCTGTTTTTGGCATTGCCGTTATTGCCTTTCTGCTGGCAGTGCGCTTTTTTATCGCCAGTCAAAAAAGACTGGAAGGCTTGTTTCCCGAACGCAGAAAAAAAGAAACGCATTTCAACATCGGCATTGACCGCGACGGATTTATTGTGCCTACCGGCAAGCCCCGCAAGGGTTTTTCCGAAAGAGAAGAAAGACGCAACACCGAAACAAAGCAGGAGATAAAAGAACTGCGCGACATGGTGCAGTTGCAACAACTGGAATTGACCCGCGCCTTGCGACAACTTGAATCACTGAACGACAGCAGGGAAGGCGGCTTGTTTAAAAACGAAGATGATTTTGAAGAGGATGACTACGACAAGGGCCGCGATGCCGAAGATGATTTTTTAGTGGAAGAACTGCGCAGCCAGTTGGCCAGAAAAGAGTCTGAAATAAGAGAGCTGCGGCAGCAGGCAGAGCTGAACCAAAAATTGCAAATGCACTTTGAAGAAGTGCAATCGGGCTACGAAGAATTGCAGCACAAAGTGCAGAAAATGGAACAGCAAGCCTGGCAATCTGCTGAGCTAAGCATAAAGATTGACGGCCTTGAGCAAGCAACGGAGCAACTGGAAAAAACGCTCCACAAAAAAGAAGAAAAGGTACGCGAACTCTCCGCGGAAAACGGCCGCCTGCACGAACTGTTGAACAACACCGAAGACAAGCTTTCAGAAGCCAACCTGCAACGCCAGCAACTCATAAAAAAAGTACAGTTTCTTGAGGAAATCAACAGCGACATTCAGCAAATGAGCGAAGCAAACCGCAAATTAAAAACAGAGCTTCGCCGCGTGGCGGAACTGGAAAGTATGCTGAATTTAATTACCGAAGAAAGAGATGCGTTGTTGAAAAGAAGGAGGGTTTGA
- a CDS encoding murein L,D-transpeptidase catalytic domain family protein yields the protein MKKFFLPTSILCLLTLFFALSSFKAKSNKVAYKNAAVKNVSAEDLTSAEAVSNKLYDSLKLNELGLSKEVLQMAYKGQQQLLNNGVLNNDAVVAIADFSQPSSQKRLYIIDTKNYRVLFNTYVAHGRNSGLTYAERFSNRPESLESSLGFYVTKNTYFGKHGLSLKLEGLEKGFNDNAEARAIVLHGAEYIGTSRADAAYMGRSFGCPAVPQAQSETVINLLKNGTCLFLYHPTEQYLHGSKILNG from the coding sequence GTGAAAAAGTTTTTTTTGCCAACATCCATCTTGTGCCTGCTTACTTTGTTCTTTGCCCTGTCTTCCTTTAAAGCAAAAAGTAACAAGGTCGCTTACAAGAACGCAGCCGTAAAAAACGTTAGTGCTGAAGATTTGACAAGTGCAGAAGCCGTTTCTAACAAGCTGTACGACAGCTTGAAACTTAACGAGCTCGGCTTGTCGAAAGAAGTACTGCAAATGGCTTACAAAGGACAGCAGCAATTGCTGAACAATGGCGTGCTGAACAACGATGCAGTAGTTGCCATTGCTGATTTTAGTCAGCCTTCCAGCCAGAAGCGTTTGTACATCATTGACACAAAAAATTACCGTGTGCTTTTTAATACCTACGTTGCACACGGCAGAAATTCAGGACTTACATACGCAGAGCGTTTTTCCAACCGCCCTGAATCATTGGAAAGCAGCCTCGGCTTTTACGTAACAAAGAATACGTATTTCGGCAAGCACGGTTTGTCGTTGAAATTAGAAGGCCTGGAAAAAGGATTTAACGACAACGCTGAGGCAAGAGCCATCGTACTTCACGGCGCTGAATACATTGGAACCAGCCGCGCCGATGCTGCTTACATGGGTCGTAGCTTTGGCTGTCCCGCCGTACCGCAGGCACAAAGCGAAACGGTAATAAACCTTTTGAAGAACGGCACTTGTTTGTTTCTCTATCATCCAACAGAACAGTACCTGCACGGATCGAAAATATTGAACGGCTGA
- the mutL gene encoding DNA mismatch repair endonuclease MutL yields MVQSPIFTAQESEPVADRISLLPDHIANQIAAGEVIQRPASAVKELLENAVDAGATEIKLFVNDAGKTLLQVVDNGAGMSETDARMAFERHATSKIKNIDDLFHIRTMGFRGEALASIAAVAQVELRTRRAEDEVGTCIEIENSLVKKQSPVASPAGTSICMKNLFFNVPARRNFLKSNTAELRHVVDEFIRVALAFPGIFFSLTSNGQQVFYLEAGNLKQRILQILGSNYNAKLVSVKEDTDYLNIYGFVGKPETAKKTRGDQYFFVNNRFIRSAYLNHAVMSAYQAMIGADAFPAYVLFIDLDPTQVDVNVHPTKQEIKFEDEKIIYAFVQAAVKHALAQFSITPTLDFELDASIQSLESVQKPFTQDKQAATKSGSIFQTFTEAAQAHRIESNRQWTIGNGQNESSGFVSLTKQLLQLDEAMSKQPAIEAAQLTTHDLSLTFSGFSQLFNTYVLASADDKFLLVHQQTAHERIIYEKLSSAIEGKAIATQRSLFPATVELTPADAVLLSSLLPDLQQLGYTVEPFGKTAFVVQGTPADVDAGNEKAALEKMLEQYKHFNLEAKLPKREMLLRTLAWQQAVKPGASLTEKEMETLMTDLFNCKQPSASPSGRPTYVEFRKEQLEKMFGR; encoded by the coding sequence TTGGTTCAATCCCCTATTTTTACGGCACAAGAAAGCGAACCCGTGGCCGATAGAATCAGTCTCCTTCCCGATCACATTGCCAACCAGATTGCTGCCGGCGAAGTCATTCAGCGTCCCGCCAGCGCCGTAAAAGAGTTGTTGGAAAACGCCGTTGACGCCGGTGCAACGGAAATCAAATTGTTTGTGAACGATGCGGGCAAAACCCTGTTGCAGGTGGTGGACAACGGCGCGGGCATGAGCGAAACCGATGCACGCATGGCTTTTGAGCGGCACGCTACCTCCAAGATCAAAAACATTGACGACCTTTTTCACATTCGCACCATGGGTTTTCGCGGCGAAGCCCTGGCTTCCATCGCCGCTGTTGCGCAAGTGGAATTGCGTACACGAAGAGCCGAAGACGAAGTAGGCACCTGTATTGAAATTGAAAACAGCCTTGTCAAAAAACAATCCCCGGTTGCTTCGCCCGCGGGCACCAGCATTTGCATGAAGAATCTTTTCTTCAACGTGCCGGCACGCCGCAATTTTTTAAAAAGCAATACGGCCGAACTGCGGCACGTGGTGGACGAGTTCATTCGTGTGGCTTTGGCTTTCCCGGGCATTTTCTTTTCGCTTACCAGCAATGGCCAACAGGTTTTTTATTTGGAAGCCGGCAATCTTAAGCAACGCATCCTGCAAATTCTGGGGAGCAATTACAACGCAAAACTTGTTTCGGTAAAAGAAGACACGGATTACCTGAACATTTACGGCTTTGTGGGCAAGCCCGAAACGGCGAAGAAGACAAGAGGCGATCAATACTTTTTTGTGAACAACCGTTTCATTCGCAGTGCTTATTTGAACCATGCTGTCATGAGCGCCTACCAGGCTATGATTGGCGCGGATGCTTTCCCGGCCTACGTTCTGTTCATTGACCTGGACCCGACGCAAGTGGATGTAAACGTTCATCCTACCAAACAGGAAATAAAATTCGAAGACGAAAAAATCATTTATGCTTTTGTGCAGGCCGCGGTAAAACACGCACTGGCGCAATTCAGCATTACACCCACGCTCGATTTTGAATTAGACGCTTCCATTCAAAGCCTCGAATCCGTTCAAAAACCATTCACGCAAGACAAGCAAGCCGCTACAAAAAGCGGTTCTATCTTTCAAACCTTTACCGAAGCGGCACAGGCGCACCGGATAGAAAGCAACCGGCAGTGGACAATCGGCAACGGGCAAAACGAAAGTTCGGGTTTTGTATCGCTAACAAAACAGTTGTTGCAGTTGGACGAAGCAATGAGCAAGCAGCCTGCGATTGAAGCGGCACAACTCACTACTCATGATTTATCACTTACGTTCTCCGGCTTCTCGCAACTCTTCAACACTTACGTTCTTGCTTCCGCCGACGATAAATTTTTACTCGTTCATCAACAGACCGCACACGAAAGAATTATTTATGAAAAGTTGTCATCGGCTATAGAGGGAAAGGCCATTGCCACACAACGCAGCTTGTTTCCGGCAACGGTTGAACTGACTCCTGCCGATGCGGTTTTGCTCAGCAGCTTGCTGCCCGATTTGCAGCAACTGGGTTATACCGTTGAGCCTTTTGGTAAAACCGCTTTCGTTGTTCAGGGCACACCGGCCGATGTGGACGCAGGCAATGAAAAAGCGGCACTCGAAAAAATGCTGGAGCAGTACAAGCACTTTAACCTTGAAGCCAAATTGCCCAAACGCGAAATGCTTTTGCGCACACTGGCATGGCAACAGGCCGTGAAGCCCGGCGCCTCGCTCACGGAAAAAGAAATGGAAACCTTGATGACAGATCTGTTCAATTGCAAACAACCCAGTGCCTCTCCATCGGGGCGACCAACGTATGTCGAATTCAGGAAAGAGCAGTTAGAAAAGATGTTTGGAAGATAG
- the pyrH gene encoding UMP kinase, whose translation MLPKYKRILLKLSGESLMGDKSFGFDTGVINQYAQDIKAVTELGVQVAIVIGGGNIYRGMNEAETGIERAHGDYMGMLATVINGMALQAGLEKIGVYTRLQSAIKMEQIAEPYIRRRAIRHVEKGRVVIFGAGTGNPYFTTDTAGSLRAIEIKADVIMKGTRVDGIYSADPEKDPNATKYGKITYQECITQKLNVMDMTAFTLCMENNLPIVVFDMNKPGNLLRVVTGEKVGTLVKA comes from the coding sequence ATGCTTCCAAAATACAAACGCATTCTTCTCAAACTTTCCGGTGAATCTTTGATGGGCGACAAAAGCTTTGGCTTTGACACCGGTGTAATTAATCAATACGCACAAGACATTAAAGCCGTAACAGAACTTGGCGTGCAAGTGGCCATCGTAATCGGTGGCGGCAATATTTACCGCGGCATGAACGAAGCCGAAACCGGCATCGAGCGGGCACACGGCGATTACATGGGCATGTTGGCCACCGTTATCAACGGCATGGCCTTGCAAGCTGGTCTGGAAAAGATTGGCGTTTACACCCGTTTGCAAAGCGCCATTAAAATGGAACAAATTGCCGAGCCTTACATCCGCCGGCGCGCCATCCGTCACGTGGAGAAAGGCCGCGTGGTTATCTTCGGTGCGGGAACAGGCAATCCTTATTTCACCACCGATACGGCGGGCTCGCTTCGTGCCATTGAAATCAAGGCTGATGTAATTATGAAAGGCACAAGGGTAGACGGCATTTACAGCGCCGACCCGGAAAAAGACCCGAATGCCACCAAATACGGAAAGATCACTTACCAGGAATGCATTACGCAAAAGCTGAACGTAATGGACATGACGGCTTTTACCTTGTGTATGGAAAACAATCTTCCCATTGTCGTGTTTGACATGAACAAGCCGGGCAACCTGCTCCGGGTGGTCACCGGCGAAAAAGTCGGCACACTTGTGAAGGCCTGA
- a CDS encoding SRPBCC family protein — MSKIYRLYSRQNVPAKLEEVWQFFSDAKNLLTVTPPQLNLKVTNEVYGATVYAGQVMTYTVKPLLRIPLSWMTEITHVEPLQYFVDEQRKGPYKLWHHQHHFKAIEGGVEMTDLVHYRLPFGLIGTLANSLVVKKELEKIFSYRYKKIEELFGSWPGSKMEIRMK, encoded by the coding sequence ATGAGTAAAATTTATCGCTTGTATAGCCGGCAGAACGTTCCGGCCAAGCTGGAAGAAGTCTGGCAATTTTTTTCTGACGCGAAAAATTTATTGACCGTTACGCCGCCGCAACTGAATTTAAAAGTCACCAACGAAGTGTACGGCGCCACGGTTTATGCTGGTCAGGTGATGACGTATACTGTAAAACCCTTACTTCGTATTCCGCTTTCGTGGATGACAGAGATTACACACGTAGAGCCGTTACAATATTTTGTGGACGAGCAGCGCAAAGGCCCCTACAAACTCTGGCATCACCAACATCATTTTAAAGCGATAGAAGGCGGTGTGGAGATGACCGACCTTGTGCATTACCGCTTGCCGTTTGGCTTAATCGGCACGCTTGCCAATAGCCTGGTGGTAAAAAAAGAGCTGGAAAAGATTTTTTCCTACCGCTATAAAAAAATAGAAGAGTTATTTGGAAGTTGGCCGGGCAGCAAAATGGAAATAAGGATGAAATAA